A window of the Cystobacter fuscus genome harbors these coding sequences:
- a CDS encoding amino acid adenylation domain-containing protein — MALPSPFDALRPGWTPQSVGAPLRGVPDLADMLAAGIRAGGSRPALTDRDGTHSYSELDQAASALALELYAAGVRPGTPVVIHCPLSRWAVVAMLGVLRTGAQYVPVDASFPVERRMAMIRESGAVVAVVDPRSRTELPPGCTFQTVIRIPTHLDGTTPASPSRHAPDLAAYTLFTSGSSGVPKGVVVSRHSLAYSTQARLAYYPSAPSVFLLCSSISFDSSVAGIYWALATGAHLVIPSPAVVDTVAIRNACQQYAASHVLLIPSLYRILLESDEDDSLSSLRAVIVAGEACPPELVRRHFELMPDAELYNEYGPTECTVWALVHQCQPSDGDATAVPIGRPIPGTEAYLRTDNGPAATNEIGELWLGGPGVALGYTTEPATSRGANRLYRTGDFARLDEHGLVHYHGRRDGQLKLAGVRLELMEVEHALSAASGGRSSAIGVVRQAGTPIALVGFVVSAPGELQPVALRRHMRGMLPHAAVPAAFCAMDQLPCLSNGKLDRRALDHMATSHIAASSTSALQGGTT; from the coding sequence ATGGCACTTCCATCCCCCTTCGACGCACTTCGCCCCGGCTGGACGCCCCAGTCGGTGGGTGCCCCCCTGCGCGGGGTCCCGGACCTCGCCGACATGCTCGCGGCCGGCATCCGCGCCGGAGGCTCGCGACCGGCCCTCACCGACCGTGACGGCACCCACTCCTACTCCGAACTCGACCAGGCGGCCTCCGCGCTCGCGCTCGAGCTGTACGCCGCCGGAGTCCGGCCGGGTACGCCCGTGGTCATCCACTGCCCGCTATCGCGATGGGCGGTGGTGGCGATGCTCGGCGTGCTCCGCACGGGCGCGCAGTACGTGCCCGTGGACGCTTCCTTCCCGGTCGAACGGCGCATGGCGATGATCCGAGAGAGCGGCGCGGTCGTTGCCGTCGTCGACCCGCGGTCGCGTACCGAGCTCCCCCCCGGTTGCACCTTCCAGACCGTGATTCGGATACCGACGCACCTCGACGGGACGACACCGGCTTCGCCGTCGCGCCACGCTCCCGACCTGGCCGCGTACACCCTGTTCACCAGCGGCTCGAGCGGGGTGCCCAAGGGCGTGGTGGTGTCCCGGCATTCCCTGGCGTACTCGACCCAGGCCCGGCTGGCGTACTACCCATCAGCCCCGTCGGTGTTCCTGCTCTGCTCGTCGATCTCCTTCGACAGCTCGGTCGCCGGCATCTACTGGGCGCTCGCCACCGGGGCGCACCTCGTCATCCCCAGCCCCGCCGTGGTCGACACCGTCGCGATCCGCAACGCGTGCCAGCAGTACGCCGCCTCGCATGTCCTGCTCATCCCGTCGCTCTACCGCATCCTGCTGGAGAGCGACGAAGACGACAGCCTGTCCTCGCTGCGGGCGGTGATCGTCGCTGGCGAAGCCTGCCCCCCGGAGCTGGTACGTCGCCACTTCGAGCTGATGCCCGACGCGGAGTTGTACAACGAATATGGCCCCACCGAGTGCACGGTCTGGGCCCTCGTCCACCAGTGCCAGCCGAGCGACGGTGACGCCACCGCGGTACCCATTGGCCGGCCCATCCCCGGCACCGAGGCCTATTTGCGAACCGACAACGGACCGGCCGCGACCAATGAGATTGGCGAACTGTGGCTCGGCGGCCCCGGAGTGGCTCTCGGTTATACGACCGAGCCGGCCACCTCGCGGGGAGCCAACCGGCTCTACCGCACCGGGGACTTCGCCCGGCTGGATGAGCATGGCCTCGTGCATTATCACGGCCGCCGGGACGGGCAGCTCAAGCTCGCTGGCGTCCGGCTCGAGCTCATGGAGGTCGAGCACGCCTTGAGCGCGGCATCTGGCGGCCGGAGCAGCGCGATTGGCGTGGTCCGTCAGGCCGGCACCCCGATCGCACTCGTCGGCTTCGTCGTCTCGGCACCCGGCGAATTGCAACCGGTGGCGCTGCGGCGCCACATGCGCGGCATGTTGCCGCACGCCGCGGTGCCCGCGGCATTCTGCGCCATGGACCAGCTTCCCTGCCTGTCCAACGGCAAGCTCGACAGGCGCGCACTCGACCACATGGCAACAAGCCACATCGCAGCGTCCTCCACATCGGCGCTCCAGGGAGGCACGACATGA
- a CDS encoding type I polyketide synthase, with protein sequence MTDIAYEDNDQSRYIAVTGMAGRFPGAASVTQFWRNLCQGIESISVLDDQRDPAHPEYVPAYGVLAGAAEFDAEFFGYSPNDALILDPQHRLVLECAHEALESAGYGGSGRPMTGVFVGGSGTNYAEHVRARLDQLPFVDEWQLRQSTAVDFLSSRIAYQLGLTGPAVTVQTACSTSLVAVHVAIQSLLAGDCDMAIAGGASVIASLPRMRYTPGGIVAPDGHCRTFDAASAGTVSASAVGLVVLRPLADALADGDHIHAVIRGSAINNDGRGKIGFTAPSVSGQVEVVRAAHAAAGVHADEIGYVEAHGTATALGDPIEVAALTKAFGAGSGSRDRCWIGSVKTNIGHADAAAGVVGLIKTVLAVEHGVLPPSLHFERPNPAIDFASSPFEVNTRLREWGTPGHPRIGGVNALGVGGTNAHAVVAQAPTAPEVSAGRSHQLLVLSARTPGGVETAARQLADHLMAHPDVNLADVAWTLQTGRAAYPHRRFVVAADPSEAVAALRAGSLEGNIAKSASPAPVFMFPGQGGQHVGMAASLYSQEPVFRRGLDQISELAGPSLGLDLRDVLFPQGDRQRELAGQRLDTIAVSQPAVFAVQYAMAQLLMSWRLRPSAVVGHSLGAYAAACVAGVFSPADAVKLVVERGRLLGLVPAGGMAAVRLPEAELTPLLPAGLSVGAINGPRQCTVTGPVDLVTRFVRELTERAIEARVLKIATAGHSSLVEPILDRFAETVAGLHLHRPELPMLSDTTGTWADPDRLRTVDYWVAHLRQPIRFGEALSTLLAEENRVLVDVGPGRTLQSLTRQHPDFEDRHVAVHMLPHPVDAISDLGTALAAMGKLWAGGTSVDLTALHAGERRRRTPLPTYPFERRRYLVPPPEHARPTASGSTPASWIGVRAQGTPDAGTRRDNQPHPPVLAALLVAFGKALGEPDIEAQDSFFDLGGDSLIATKVAAWARTEFTVAVTAADILRSRNAARLAAVIEERRAGAAPTMQRIDQ encoded by the coding sequence ATGACCGACATCGCTTACGAGGACAACGACCAGAGTCGCTACATCGCCGTCACCGGCATGGCGGGACGATTTCCCGGAGCCGCCAGCGTGACGCAGTTCTGGCGGAACCTGTGCCAGGGCATCGAATCCATTTCGGTGCTCGACGATCAACGCGACCCTGCGCACCCGGAGTACGTCCCGGCGTATGGCGTGCTGGCGGGGGCGGCCGAGTTCGACGCGGAGTTCTTCGGCTACTCGCCGAACGATGCGCTGATTCTCGATCCGCAGCACCGCCTGGTGCTGGAGTGTGCGCACGAGGCGCTGGAGAGCGCCGGCTACGGCGGCTCCGGCCGGCCGATGACCGGGGTCTTCGTCGGCGGCTCCGGCACCAACTACGCCGAGCACGTCCGGGCCCGGCTCGACCAGCTACCGTTCGTCGACGAGTGGCAGCTCCGGCAATCCACGGCCGTGGACTTCCTGAGCAGCCGGATCGCCTACCAGCTCGGGCTGACCGGTCCGGCCGTCACGGTGCAGACGGCCTGCTCGACTTCGCTGGTCGCCGTGCATGTCGCCATTCAGTCGCTACTCGCCGGCGACTGCGACATGGCGATCGCGGGCGGGGCGAGCGTGATCGCGAGCCTGCCGCGGATGCGGTACACGCCTGGCGGCATCGTGGCCCCCGACGGCCACTGCCGGACCTTCGACGCGGCCAGCGCCGGGACGGTCAGTGCCAGCGCCGTGGGGCTGGTGGTGCTCCGACCGCTGGCCGACGCGCTCGCCGACGGCGACCACATTCACGCGGTGATCCGTGGCTCGGCCATCAACAACGACGGCCGAGGCAAGATCGGGTTCACCGCGCCCAGCGTTTCCGGACAGGTCGAGGTCGTCCGCGCCGCGCACGCCGCGGCCGGGGTCCACGCCGACGAGATCGGTTACGTGGAGGCTCACGGCACCGCCACCGCACTGGGCGACCCGATCGAGGTCGCGGCGCTGACCAAGGCCTTCGGTGCGGGGAGCGGCTCGCGCGACCGCTGCTGGATCGGCTCGGTCAAGACGAACATCGGCCACGCCGATGCCGCGGCCGGTGTCGTGGGGCTGATCAAGACCGTGCTCGCTGTCGAGCACGGCGTGCTGCCCCCGAGCTTGCACTTCGAGCGGCCCAATCCGGCGATTGACTTCGCCTCGTCGCCGTTCGAGGTCAACACCCGGCTGCGCGAGTGGGGCACCCCGGGCCATCCTCGGATCGGTGGCGTCAACGCGCTCGGGGTGGGCGGTACCAATGCGCACGCCGTGGTGGCGCAGGCACCCACTGCGCCCGAGGTCTCGGCGGGGCGGTCGCATCAGCTTCTCGTGCTGTCTGCGCGCACCCCCGGCGGCGTCGAGACGGCGGCGCGGCAGCTCGCCGACCACCTGATGGCCCACCCGGACGTCAACCTCGCCGACGTGGCATGGACCCTCCAGACCGGTCGTGCCGCGTACCCGCACCGCCGGTTCGTGGTCGCCGCCGACCCGAGCGAGGCGGTAGCCGCGCTCCGCGCGGGCAGCCTCGAAGGCAACATCGCGAAGAGCGCCAGTCCCGCACCGGTGTTCATGTTCCCCGGGCAGGGGGGCCAACACGTCGGCATGGCCGCCTCGCTCTACAGTCAGGAGCCGGTGTTCCGCCGCGGCCTCGACCAGATCTCCGAACTGGCGGGCCCGTCACTGGGACTGGACCTGCGCGACGTGCTGTTCCCCCAAGGCGACCGCCAGCGCGAACTCGCCGGACAACGGCTCGACACCATCGCCGTCAGCCAACCCGCGGTCTTCGCCGTCCAGTACGCGATGGCCCAGCTCCTGATGTCCTGGAGGCTGCGGCCGAGCGCCGTGGTCGGGCACAGCCTGGGTGCCTACGCGGCAGCCTGCGTGGCCGGCGTGTTTTCCCCGGCCGACGCCGTGAAGCTGGTGGTCGAACGGGGACGGCTGCTCGGCCTGGTCCCCGCCGGCGGTATGGCCGCCGTACGGCTGCCCGAGGCCGAGCTCACGCCACTGCTGCCCGCGGGACTGTCCGTGGGCGCGATCAACGGACCGCGGCAGTGCACGGTCACTGGCCCCGTTGACCTGGTGACCCGATTCGTGCGGGAGCTGACGGAGCGCGCGATCGAGGCCCGTGTCCTGAAGATCGCGACCGCCGGGCACTCCTCGCTCGTCGAGCCGATCCTCGACCGGTTCGCGGAGACCGTCGCCGGCCTGCACCTGCACCGACCCGAGTTGCCGATGCTCTCCGACACCACGGGAACCTGGGCCGACCCCGACAGGCTGCGCACGGTGGACTACTGGGTGGCGCACCTGCGTCAGCCGATCCGGTTCGGCGAGGCGCTGTCTACCCTGTTGGCGGAGGAGAACCGGGTCCTGGTCGACGTCGGGCCCGGACGCACGCTGCAATCACTCACCCGGCAGCATCCGGATTTCGAGGACCGGCACGTCGCCGTGCACATGTTGCCCCATCCCGTGGATGCCATCTCCGATCTGGGCACGGCCCTCGCCGCCATGGGTAAGCTCTGGGCGGGTGGCACCAGCGTCGACCTCACCGCACTGCATGCGGGCGAGCGTCGTCGGCGAACCCCGCTGCCCACGTACCCCTTCGAGCGGCGTCGCTATCTGGTGCCTCCACCCGAACATGCCCGCCCCACTGCCTCGGGCAGCACACCTGCTTCCTGGATCGGTGTGAGGGCCCAAGGGACACCCGATGCGGGAACGCGCCGCGACAACCAGCCCCATCCACCGGTGCTGGCCGCGCTCCTCGTGGCGTTCGGCAAGGCGCTGGGGGAGCCGGACATCGAGGCGCAGGACAGCTTCTTTGATCTCGGTGGCGACTCACTGATCGCGACCAAGGTCGCCGCCTGGGCGCGGACGGAGTTCACGGTCGCGGTCACAGCCGCCGACATCCTGCGCAGCCGCAACGCCGCCAGACTCGCCGCGGTGATCGAGGAACGTCGGGCTGGCGCCGCTCCCACCATGCAAAGGATTGATCAATGA
- a CDS encoding thioesterase II family protein, whose translation MIDKSPWLVGKAIPGEPRVRLYCFPHSGGLPGEYVRWGRELPGVQVYGICPPGRGARVAEAPLASMREFVDRFLAETDLTPPFVFFGHSLGSLTAFEVVRELAVQGRPLPNRLIVSAYAAPHLPRTASELHALPDASLAKAINERYGEIPPHVMADPELLALLLPTFRTDFTLLETYRYKPGPPLTVPLEVFGADRDAVSLEKLELWRDHTTSDFRLHRFAGGHFYFRENPRALIEVLGAVLGV comes from the coding sequence ATGATAGACAAGAGCCCTTGGCTGGTGGGCAAGGCCATCCCTGGAGAGCCCAGGGTTCGCCTGTACTGTTTCCCGCACTCGGGAGGCCTGCCCGGCGAGTACGTCCGGTGGGGTCGTGAACTGCCCGGCGTTCAGGTCTACGGCATCTGCCCGCCAGGGCGCGGGGCGCGCGTCGCGGAGGCGCCACTGGCGAGCATGCGCGAGTTCGTGGACCGGTTCCTCGCCGAAACCGACCTCACTCCACCCTTCGTTTTCTTCGGTCACAGCCTGGGTTCACTCACGGCATTCGAGGTGGTCCGCGAGCTGGCCGTCCAGGGCCGGCCGCTCCCCAACCGGCTCATCGTGTCCGCGTACGCCGCCCCGCACCTGCCTCGGACGGCCTCCGAGCTGCACGCATTGCCAGACGCGAGTCTGGCCAAGGCCATCAACGAACGATACGGAGAGATCCCTCCACACGTCATGGCCGACCCGGAGCTGCTCGCCCTGCTGCTACCGACATTCCGGACGGACTTCACCCTCCTGGAGACGTACCGCTACAAGCCGGGGCCGCCTCTGACGGTACCGCTGGAGGTGTTCGGCGCCGACCGGGATGCCGTGTCGCTGGAAAAGCTCGAACTCTGGCGTGACCACACCACCTCGGACTTCCGGCTCCATCGCTTCGCTGGCGGCCACTTCTACTTCCGGGAGAATCCGCGGGCGCTCATCGAGGTACTGGGTGCCGTTCTGGGGGTGTAG